A single window of Hyphomicrobiales bacterium DNA harbors:
- a CDS encoding LLM class F420-dependent oxidoreductase: protein MRLGVTFPQIEIGPDPAAVRTFAEAVEALGYDYLTISDHVLGADMEQHRDWRPRAGQPPIYTKDDLFHEPLVLMGYLAAVTKKIGLATGVLVAPQRQTVLIAKQAAEVDVLSGGRLRLVIGTGWNDLEYRCLGMDFKDRGRRVEEQIKVLRELWTKESVTYEGVYHEIRGAGLNPLPCQRPIPLWLGGKADVVLDRVARLADGWSPPSAMTEPEIAESIKRLGMVAHSIGRDAAEIGIEGILRLRGRSITETLKDLDMWSRLGATKVTFNTESDVMWRRLSGEAPDAPHLGFDLQSRIGMLADFIGQAKRAGFTQ from the coding sequence ATGCGGCTCGGCGTTACGTTTCCGCAGATTGAGATCGGGCCAGACCCGGCGGCCGTGCGCACGTTCGCGGAGGCCGTTGAAGCGCTGGGCTATGACTATCTGACGATCTCGGATCACGTGCTGGGCGCTGACATGGAACAGCATCGAGATTGGCGCCCGCGCGCTGGCCAGCCGCCGATCTATACCAAGGATGATCTTTTTCATGAGCCGCTGGTCCTTATGGGATACCTAGCCGCCGTGACCAAGAAGATCGGCCTCGCGACGGGGGTCCTGGTCGCGCCACAACGCCAAACGGTGCTGATCGCCAAGCAGGCCGCCGAGGTGGACGTCCTGTCGGGCGGTCGGCTGAGGTTGGTTATCGGAACCGGCTGGAATGATCTGGAGTATCGCTGTCTCGGCATGGACTTCAAGGATCGCGGGCGCCGCGTGGAAGAGCAGATCAAGGTTCTGCGAGAGCTTTGGACCAAGGAAAGCGTTACCTACGAGGGTGTATACCACGAAATACGTGGGGCGGGATTGAACCCGCTGCCATGTCAAAGGCCAATCCCCCTCTGGCTGGGAGGCAAGGCGGATGTCGTTCTCGACCGGGTGGCGCGCCTTGCCGACGGCTGGTCTCCTCCTTCCGCAATGACCGAGCCCGAGATCGCTGAAAGCATCAAGCGCCTAGGGATGGTCGCTCATTCCATCGGCCGCGACGCAGCTGAGATCGGCATTGAGGGCATTCTGCGCCTGCGTGGGCGAAGTATTACCGAAACTCTAAAGGATCTGGACATGTGGTCCCGCTTGGGTGCGACCAAAGTTACGTTCAATACAGAATCTGATGTCATGTGGCGAAGGCTGAGTGGTGAGGCCCCCGATGCACCGCATCTAGGCTTCGATTTGCAAAGCCGGATCGGCATGCTGGCTGATTTCATCGGCCAGGCGAAGAGGGCCGGATTCACGCAATGA
- a CDS encoding hypothetical protein (Evidence 5 : Unknown function) — protein sequence MGDQPIDRRQTTEAEVRRRPSEGLEGNEIAASLRRGGGIVTSRRYTGYHLMIGSWVSPKISSLMPFQLHKCPLRYGVGSLPDVNVDG from the coding sequence TTGGGCGATCAACCAATAGATCGCCGTCAAACGACGGAAGCCGAAGTCAGACGCAGGCCCTCAGAAGGCCTCGAAGGAAACGAGATCGCTGCCTCTCTACGTCGAGGCGGGGGTATCGTTACTTCCCGGCGTTACACCGGCTACCATCTGATGATTGGCTCTTGGGTCTCCCCGAAGATCTCTTCTCTGATGCCTTTCCAACTGCACAAATGCCCACTACGCTATGGCGTTGGCAGTCTGCCGGATGTCAACGTTGACGGGTGA
- a CDS encoding hypothetical protein (Evidence 5 : Unknown function), whose product MKLKTLRVLPLVACCEAFRVAPLMTASSQLEVARGCSAPGLDNLVERVEPIWRFWIFLPVTRQR is encoded by the coding sequence ATGAAGCTGAAGACGTTACGGGTGCTTCCGCTCGTAGCGTGCTGCGAAGCGTTTCGCGTGGCACCCTTGATGACGGCATCGTCCCAGCTTGAGGTGGCCCGCGGATGCTCTGCTCCGGGGCTCGATAATCTGGTGGAGCGGGTGGAGCCGATCTGGCGATTTTGGATCTTCTTGCCGGTCACCCGTCAACGTTGA
- a CDS encoding IclR family transcriptional regulator, giving the protein MICSRVGSWAKPCGGRIDVVAKRNNSTPSKQVPGKLVGALKSGLSVLAFLSQAERPMGVSEIARELSLNTSTCFNLLKTLVHEGLLDFDPAAKAYTISFGMLRLVGTILEKDGLSRVSRPYLEQIASNRGVTTTLWRLVAADRMMLIDFVPNYEQISIHMKVGQRLPSYLAAFGRCMAAHRQLADEELKRAYADLRWQNAPSFDTYKREVELARVHGYAVDRDNFVRGVTTISSLIFKNQVPIGALSTVGISGQFTSDDLNYVAADLKQAAQEISEEFAGHLR; this is encoded by the coding sequence ATGATATGCAGCCGCGTCGGATCATGGGCAAAGCCCTGCGGGGGACGGATAGACGTGGTAGCGAAACGAAACAACTCAACGCCAAGCAAGCAGGTACCGGGCAAACTGGTCGGTGCGCTGAAAAGCGGCCTATCAGTGTTGGCTTTTCTCAGCCAGGCAGAGCGCCCCATGGGCGTGAGCGAGATTGCACGCGAGCTCTCACTTAATACCAGCACCTGTTTCAACCTGCTGAAGACATTGGTCCACGAGGGGCTGCTTGACTTTGACCCGGCGGCGAAGGCCTATACCATCTCTTTTGGAATGCTGCGTTTGGTCGGTACGATCCTCGAGAAGGACGGCCTTTCCAGAGTGTCTCGGCCCTACCTTGAGCAGATCGCCTCGAATCGCGGCGTCACGACCACCCTTTGGCGCCTGGTGGCGGCCGACCGCATGATGTTGATCGATTTCGTCCCCAACTACGAACAGATCAGCATTCACATGAAGGTAGGGCAACGATTGCCAAGCTATCTTGCGGCCTTCGGCCGCTGCATGGCTGCTCATAGGCAACTTGCGGACGAGGAGCTGAAGCGGGCCTACGCCGACCTGAGATGGCAGAACGCTCCCTCGTTCGATACCTACAAGCGGGAGGTAGAGCTGGCGCGCGTGCACGGTTATGCGGTCGATCGCGACAATTTCGTTCGGGGCGTCACGACGATATCGTCTTTGATTTTCAAGAATCAGGTTCCCATTGGGGCCTTGAGTACAGTGGGAATTTCGGGACAGTTCACTTCCGACGATCTGAACTATGTCGCTGCTGACCTGAAACAGGCCGCGCAGGAAATCAGCGAGGAATTCGCGGGGCATCTCCGCTAG
- a CDS encoding hypothetical protein (Evidence 5 : Unknown function), protein MKQVLVLSESSRAISLTPMGRSAWLRKANTDRPLFSAPTSLPGTCLLGVELFRFATTSIRPPQGFAHDPTRLHIIARLPDRHTHSSFLTDSSLLRTTAQVAIDMKGGSADGIRPC, encoded by the coding sequence TTGAAACAGGTGCTGGTATTAAGTGAGAGCTCGCGTGCAATCTCGCTCACGCCCATGGGGCGCTCTGCCTGGCTGAGAAAAGCCAACACTGATAGGCCGCTTTTCAGCGCACCGACCAGTTTGCCCGGTACCTGCTTGCTTGGCGTTGAGTTGTTTCGTTTCGCTACCACGTCTATCCGTCCCCCGCAGGGCTTTGCCCATGATCCGACGCGGCTGCATATCATCGCGCGCCTTCCCGATAGGCATACACATTCATCTTTCCTCACAGATTCTTCTCTATTGCGAACGACGGCGCAAGTGGCTATCGACATGAAGGGTGGTTCGGCGGACGGGATAAGGCCCTGCTGA
- a CDS encoding D-3-phosphoglycerate dehydrogenase, translating to MPDRADAVRPCILLFTPTLVPFSPRLSRLFDIVLATDAEMRRRAIESHASSVRGVITTGKFGLTADEIARLPNLEIVAVLGIGTENIDAAAVSAAAIKLETRGGTNSDTVADHAIALALTLLRNIPVMHNGVVQGQWSEVRSSRPRLFGHRMGIAGLGNIGAAVARRAAGFDMDVAYFSRSRKSDSLLPFYSDITELAAFSDVLVLCLPGGPETDGIIGLEALRALGPEGYLVNVGRGSVVREVDLIDALEDELIAGAGLDVFENEPEVTQRLRACRNVVLTPHVGGRSPESDLAMVDAVMDSLCSHFFGRPGD from the coding sequence ATGCCAGATCGCGCTGACGCGGTTCGCCCGTGTATCCTGCTGTTCACTCCGACGCTAGTACCGTTCAGTCCGCGGCTGAGCCGGCTCTTCGATATCGTTCTTGCAACCGACGCGGAGATGCGCCGCCGGGCGATCGAAAGCCATGCATCCTCGGTCCGAGGGGTCATCACCACTGGAAAATTCGGCCTGACAGCAGATGAAATCGCACGTCTGCCGAACCTGGAGATTGTCGCCGTCCTTGGAATCGGCACCGAAAACATTGACGCCGCGGCGGTGAGCGCCGCAGCAATCAAACTGGAGACCCGTGGTGGAACCAATAGCGACACCGTCGCTGATCACGCTATCGCGCTAGCTCTGACGCTGTTGAGGAATATCCCCGTCATGCACAACGGGGTCGTTCAGGGGCAATGGTCAGAAGTGCGCAGCAGTCGTCCGCGCCTGTTTGGACACAGGATGGGTATAGCTGGCCTAGGCAACATAGGCGCGGCAGTTGCACGGCGGGCGGCAGGGTTCGACATGGACGTAGCCTACTTCAGCCGCTCGCGGAAATCTGATTCGCTCCTCCCCTTCTACAGTGACATCACGGAGCTCGCGGCATTCAGCGACGTGTTGGTGCTGTGTCTGCCGGGCGGTCCTGAGACGGATGGGATCATTGGCCTGGAGGCTTTGCGCGCACTGGGACCAGAGGGCTATCTGGTCAATGTCGGGCGCGGCTCGGTGGTCCGGGAGGTCGACCTGATCGACGCGCTCGAGGATGAACTCATCGCTGGCGCGGGGCTTGACGTATTCGAGAATGAGCCTGAGGTGACACAGCGCCTTCGGGCCTGCCGCAATGTCGTCCTGACGCCCCATGTGGGCGGCAGATCGCCGGAAAGCGATCTTGCCATGGTGGATGCGGTGATGGACAGTCTATGCTCACACTTCTTCGGGCGCCCCGGAGACTGA
- a CDS encoding conserved hypothetical protein (Evidence 4 : Unknown function but conserved in other organisms): MKIGLNILPLRASVVAEGGRVAEECGFSSVWLGEHLFAPVRMESAYMSGEEKLPFDHDSPMLDPMLVLASIAAVTRTIRLGVGIYLIALRHPLLTAKSFATLDALSGGRFDFGYGVGWLREEFDVLGVDFTARGKIADEALKVMEVLFRDRVPSIETEHFKLPPMGFEPKPTTSRFIGGGYSPPAWRRAATQDGWYGRIDRLDPETNETGEWNLGKVRDFVGQMREKVAASGRNPEAFEMIGGIYRQATREELDQLAQAGLDEVVINAFPKANGRHFGVTESFDSIYAYAEAIELNK; encoded by the coding sequence TTGAAGATAGGGCTTAACATTTTGCCGCTGCGCGCCTCTGTCGTAGCGGAAGGCGGACGCGTTGCGGAGGAGTGCGGATTTTCCTCAGTTTGGCTGGGAGAGCACCTCTTTGCCCCCGTGCGCATGGAATCCGCCTATATGTCTGGCGAGGAGAAACTGCCCTTCGATCATGATTCGCCGATGCTGGATCCGATGCTCGTTCTAGCTAGCATCGCCGCTGTGACCCGGACTATCCGTCTGGGCGTTGGCATATACCTCATAGCGCTCCGGCACCCCCTTCTCACCGCGAAATCCTTTGCCACGTTGGATGCGTTGTCGGGCGGACGGTTCGATTTCGGCTATGGCGTGGGCTGGCTGCGAGAAGAGTTCGATGTGTTGGGCGTTGATTTCACGGCGCGCGGAAAAATCGCGGACGAAGCATTGAAGGTGATGGAGGTGCTCTTTCGCGATCGTGTTCCAAGCATCGAGACGGAGCACTTCAAGCTTCCGCCGATGGGATTCGAGCCCAAGCCGACCACGTCGCGGTTCATAGGTGGGGGCTATTCGCCTCCGGCCTGGCGCAGGGCGGCGACCCAAGACGGTTGGTATGGGCGCATCGACCGGCTGGATCCCGAAACGAACGAAACCGGGGAGTGGAACTTGGGCAAAGTCAGGGACTTTGTTGGCCAGATGCGGGAGAAGGTTGCCGCTTCCGGGCGCAACCCGGAAGCGTTCGAGATGATCGGCGGGATTTACCGCCAGGCGACGCGGGAAGAACTTGACCAACTCGCCCAGGCGGGCCTCGATGAGGTGGTGATTAACGCCTTTCCCAAAGCCAATGGTCGCCACTTTGGCGTTACCGAGTCTTTCGACAGTATTTACGCCTACGCCGAGGCGATCGAGCTGAACAAATGA
- a CDS encoding Acyl dehydratase codes for MPKELIRKSLRVDADLVRAYAEVTKDFNPIHVDEEYAKGTSFGTRIAHGTLSLNLLWEAIEATITDLDCVEIRVTFRKPVTIGDVVTAGGYRQDDGDGTYQVFVRNQHGDEVICGVAQITKPLVAADLQTA; via the coding sequence ATGCCGAAAGAACTTATTAGGAAGTCCCTGCGGGTGGACGCCGATCTTGTGCGCGCCTACGCCGAAGTCACCAAGGACTTCAATCCCATCCATGTGGACGAGGAATACGCCAAGGGAACAAGTTTCGGCACCCGCATAGCACACGGAACGCTCTCTCTCAATCTACTCTGGGAAGCGATCGAGGCGACGATAACAGATTTAGACTGTGTCGAGATCCGGGTCACGTTTCGAAAGCCCGTCACGATTGGCGATGTTGTCACTGCAGGCGGATACAGGCAGGACGATGGCGACGGTACCTATCAAGTCTTCGTCAGAAACCAGCACGGCGATGAGGTCATCTGCGGGGTAGCGCAGATAACCAAGCCGTTGGTCGCAGCAGATCTCCAGACAGCCTGA
- a CDS encoding conserved hypothetical protein (Evidence 4 : Unknown function but conserved in other organisms): MFTYKRLVPGSEIGRDIISVTQQDLDGWTAMYGVADRGLGKVPAGLVAAIGMRAYLGIVTPRPAGNIHAKQSYRLWRCPRLEEEILVSVVCSGTESRKERLVVTMETLMSTVDGDRPIFSSVSTMFWAR; the protein is encoded by the coding sequence ATGTTCACATACAAGAGACTCGTCCCAGGCAGCGAGATCGGGCGCGACATCATATCCGTGACCCAACAGGATCTCGACGGCTGGACCGCCATGTACGGCGTGGCCGATCGCGGTTTGGGAAAGGTGCCGGCAGGTTTAGTGGCGGCTATTGGAATGAGAGCCTATCTCGGTATCGTCACTCCACGGCCGGCCGGCAACATCCACGCGAAGCAGAGCTACAGGCTTTGGCGATGCCCCCGTCTGGAGGAGGAGATCCTGGTCTCTGTCGTCTGCAGTGGAACAGAAAGCCGGAAGGAGAGACTGGTCGTGACCATGGAGACACTCATGTCGACCGTTGATGGCGATAGGCCGATCTTCAGCAGCGTCTCCACAATGTTTTGGGCGCGCTAA
- a CDS encoding hypothetical protein (Evidence 5 : Unknown function) — translation MAVQPSRSCWVTDMMSRPISLPGTSLLYVNMDFPSILSQDKILLLYTSITGSDPRFLILMASRVNKGPTARHPERASLLSEGRPLE, via the coding sequence ATGGCGGTCCAGCCGTCGAGATCCTGTTGGGTCACGGATATGATGTCGCGCCCGATCTCGCTGCCTGGGACGAGTCTCTTGTATGTGAACATGGATTTTCCTAGCATCCTTTCTCAGGATAAAATCCTCCTTCTCTATACGTCAATTACGGGTTCAGATCCACGCTTTTTAATCTTGATGGCCTCACGCGTGAACAAGGGACCGACGGCACGTCACCCCGAAAGAGCTAGCCTTCTCTCAGAAGGACGGCCTTTAGAATGA
- a CDS encoding exported hypothetical protein (Evidence 5 : Unknown function), with the protein MRLFDNTRRDAHRSALALVVSGVIALAAGAASAAPISPPSLKTDSSTVFDTNASLRYGVGNDVVSWDPHKAGSSRDNELLFLVYDRLVHVLRDGSYRPGLAKSWDFSDDGLSVTFHLQPGVKFQDGTDFDAAAVKANIERAKTLEGSTAAASLSTVKSVEIVDPLTVRFQLTQPNSLLPNILADRAGAMISPAAFGNPELGTRPVGAGMFKLESYVRNSKAVAKRWDGYWAPELVKAAGVEMFIMQDESARVNALLSGQIDAAFIPTAEVDRVKAAGINVDTNPTLEQVWMNVDWGAAPLNNLKIRQAIAYGIDRQGLIDLVEFGYGTPTSQLIHPYAPEFIAEIDHTYDYNPEKALKLIKESGVKDLNVTFLYFQGNDWSLRLAQAVQAQLGALGFKVTLRAIDRAAAVEALYVKKGVNMASTKIGFPLGIELLLNAVYSKARQNIRNHPAGEADSYLEKAMSAKSVEERNEWARKANQEAVTYLPNIALYNTVGPFAVAKGVQLEKVAPARTEFYNAGHIKK; encoded by the coding sequence ATGCGACTTTTCGACAATACGCGGCGCGACGCTCATCGGTCAGCGCTCGCTCTTGTGGTCAGCGGCGTGATTGCTCTAGCGGCGGGGGCGGCCTCGGCTGCGCCGATCTCGCCCCCGTCGCTGAAGACGGATAGCTCGACTGTTTTCGACACGAACGCCTCCCTTCGCTACGGCGTCGGCAATGATGTGGTGAGCTGGGATCCGCATAAGGCGGGATCCTCGCGTGACAACGAGCTTCTTTTCCTCGTCTACGATCGGCTGGTTCACGTCTTGCGGGACGGTTCCTACCGCCCAGGCTTGGCCAAGTCGTGGGATTTCTCTGACGATGGACTCTCGGTGACATTCCACCTGCAGCCAGGCGTGAAGTTCCAGGACGGGACGGACTTTGACGCGGCAGCGGTCAAGGCCAACATCGAGCGTGCCAAGACGTTGGAGGGCTCAACCGCGGCCGCCAGCCTTTCGACAGTCAAATCGGTGGAGATCGTCGATCCCCTGACCGTTCGTTTCCAACTCACTCAGCCAAATTCGCTACTACCCAACATCTTGGCGGATCGCGCGGGCGCTATGATCAGTCCCGCGGCGTTCGGCAATCCGGAACTCGGAACACGACCCGTCGGTGCCGGGATGTTCAAGCTGGAGTCTTACGTTCGCAACTCCAAGGCGGTGGCCAAGCGCTGGGACGGCTATTGGGCGCCCGAGTTGGTCAAGGCTGCTGGCGTCGAGATGTTCATCATGCAGGATGAAAGCGCCCGCGTGAACGCGCTTCTCAGTGGCCAGATCGACGCCGCGTTCATCCCCACCGCTGAAGTCGACAGGGTCAAGGCTGCGGGCATCAATGTCGATACCAATCCAACACTCGAGCAAGTCTGGATGAACGTCGACTGGGGCGCCGCGCCGTTGAACAACCTCAAGATCCGGCAGGCCATCGCCTATGGCATCGACCGTCAAGGCCTGATCGATCTGGTGGAGTTCGGTTATGGCACGCCGACAAGCCAGCTTATCCACCCCTATGCGCCAGAGTTTATTGCCGAAATCGACCATACCTATGATTATAACCCCGAAAAGGCCCTAAAGCTGATCAAGGAGTCGGGCGTAAAGGACCTGAATGTCACCTTTCTTTACTTCCAAGGCAATGATTGGAGCCTTCGGCTGGCCCAAGCCGTGCAAGCTCAGCTCGGTGCTCTCGGCTTCAAGGTTACCCTGCGCGCGATCGATCGCGCAGCCGCAGTAGAGGCCCTTTATGTGAAAAAGGGCGTCAACATGGCCTCGACCAAGATCGGTTTCCCGCTAGGGATCGAGCTATTGCTCAATGCGGTTTACAGCAAGGCTCGCCAGAACATCCGCAATCATCCGGCGGGAGAAGCTGACTCTTACCTTGAAAAGGCAATGTCGGCCAAGTCGGTTGAGGAGCGAAACGAATGGGCGCGGAAGGCTAACCAGGAGGCTGTGACGTATCTGCCAAACATCGCCCTCTATAACACCGTAGGCCCGTTTGCGGTTGCCAAGGGAGTGCAACTTGAGAAGGTGGCGCCCGCCCGGACCGAGTTTTACAACGCAGGACATATTAAGAAGTAA
- the fbiC gene encoding 7,8-didemethyl-8-hydroxy-5-deazariboflavin synthase / 5-amino-6-(D-ribitylamino)uracil--L-tyrosine 4-hydroxyphenyl transferase: MTSWARPSAEEAWRLAQRTDTAVLCAEAAKLRDLGWGDLITVSRKVFVPLTMLCRDVCHYCTFAKAPRKVGAAYLSVEDVLRIARDGLAAGCDEVLFTLGDKPELRYRAAREALDAMGFATTVDYLLHVAAIVLDETGLLPHVNAGVMSEADLRRLREVSASQGLMLETAADRLGERGGAHFGSPDKAPEARLAVIEAAGHAKVPFTTGLLIGIGETRSERVEALLQLRNLHERYGHIQEIIIQNFRAKPGTRMAGWPEPDLDDHRWTIALARMIFGPGMSIQAPPNLRSDWLEALIDAGINDWGGVSPITADHVNPEAPWPKLETLAARSASAGKALAPRLAVYPRHATSEWLSPRVRAAHLRRADGAGLAQEGSWRVGEGGTGTSFPAPQLPASGDIARCIDAAEKGRALSPAEIAGLFAARGSAAEDIYAAADGLRRAVNGNTVSYVVTRNINYTNICSFSCSFCAFSKGSRAKELSDSPYDLTLEEIQRRVREAWDRGATEVCMQGGIHPDYSGETYLEICRAVKAAAPDIHVHAFSPLEVAQGAASLGIPVSEFLERLKEAGLGTLPGTAAEVLVDGVRDLLCPGKLGVKGWLDVVRQAHKVGFRTTSTIMFGHVDTYLDWGVHLNRLRDLQSETGGFTEFVPLPFVHMEAPLYKRGLARQGPSLREAVLMHAIARLALAGSITNIQGSWVKMGVQGVAHILRAGVNDLGGTLMNESISRAAGSLHGQECPPHEMEAKILAAGLVPRQRTTLYADAPESQRERSFTAAPLVETVNDPVQKRARIGSRAGLKARLPQVVGP, encoded by the coding sequence ATGACCAGCTGGGCGCGTCCTTCGGCCGAGGAGGCTTGGCGTCTGGCGCAGCGGACTGATACCGCCGTTCTTTGCGCCGAAGCGGCGAAATTAAGGGATCTGGGCTGGGGCGACCTCATTACCGTGTCGCGCAAGGTTTTCGTGCCGCTGACGATGCTCTGCCGGGACGTCTGCCACTACTGCACATTCGCCAAGGCGCCCCGGAAGGTCGGTGCTGCTTATCTTTCCGTCGAGGATGTGCTCCGGATCGCGCGCGACGGGCTTGCAGCCGGGTGTGACGAGGTGCTCTTCACCCTCGGCGACAAGCCTGAACTACGCTACCGCGCGGCCCGCGAAGCGCTTGATGCGATGGGCTTCGCTACGACGGTGGACTATTTGCTCCATGTCGCCGCGATCGTTTTGGACGAGACCGGATTGCTGCCCCACGTGAACGCGGGCGTGATGTCCGAGGCGGATCTGAGGAGGCTGCGCGAGGTCTCCGCATCGCAGGGTCTGATGCTCGAGACTGCGGCCGACCGACTGGGCGAGCGCGGCGGGGCCCATTTCGGTTCGCCCGATAAGGCGCCAGAAGCTAGACTGGCCGTGATCGAGGCGGCCGGACACGCCAAGGTGCCCTTCACGACCGGGCTTCTCATCGGTATCGGCGAAACTCGCTCCGAGCGGGTCGAAGCCCTGCTGCAGCTGCGGAACCTGCATGAGCGGTATGGCCACATCCAGGAGATCATCATCCAGAATTTCCGCGCCAAGCCGGGCACCCGGATGGCCGGCTGGCCCGAGCCAGATCTTGACGACCATCGCTGGACCATCGCGCTGGCGCGGATGATATTCGGCCCGGGGATGTCAATCCAGGCGCCGCCTAATCTTCGGTCTGATTGGCTCGAGGCGCTCATCGACGCAGGAATCAACGACTGGGGGGGTGTTTCTCCTATCACTGCGGATCATGTGAATCCCGAGGCGCCGTGGCCGAAGCTCGAGACGCTGGCGGCTCGTTCGGCCTCTGCGGGCAAGGCACTGGCACCGCGGCTTGCAGTGTATCCTCGACATGCGACGTCCGAATGGCTGTCGCCTCGGGTGCGTGCGGCACATCTGCGCCGCGCGGACGGGGCGGGGCTGGCCCAGGAGGGAAGCTGGAGAGTGGGCGAGGGCGGCACAGGCACCAGCTTTCCGGCGCCCCAGCTTCCTGCCTCAGGCGATATCGCGCGATGCATCGATGCGGCTGAGAAGGGCCGTGCCTTGAGTCCCGCAGAGATCGCCGGCCTGTTTGCCGCTCGCGGCAGCGCAGCCGAGGACATCTACGCCGCGGCGGATGGTCTGCGCCGTGCCGTGAATGGCAATACGGTCTCCTATGTGGTAACGCGCAACATCAACTACACCAATATTTGTTCGTTCAGTTGCAGTTTCTGCGCTTTTTCCAAGGGGAGCCGCGCGAAAGAACTGTCGGACAGCCCGTATGATCTCACGCTGGAGGAAATCCAGCGCCGCGTTAGAGAGGCTTGGGATCGCGGCGCGACCGAAGTGTGCATGCAAGGTGGTATCCATCCCGATTACTCCGGCGAGACCTACCTCGAAATCTGCCGGGCCGTGAAGGCCGCGGCGCCAGACATTCACGTGCATGCATTTTCTCCGCTCGAAGTAGCCCAGGGAGCAGCCAGCCTCGGCATTCCTGTGTCCGAATTCCTCGAGCGCCTCAAAGAGGCCGGCCTCGGCACGCTGCCCGGAACGGCGGCAGAAGTGCTGGTTGATGGGGTCCGCGATCTCCTTTGCCCCGGCAAGCTAGGCGTGAAAGGTTGGCTGGATGTTGTCCGGCAAGCGCATAAGGTCGGGTTTCGGACAACATCGACAATTATGTTCGGCCATGTGGACACCTATCTGGACTGGGGCGTTCACCTGAACCGGTTGCGCGACCTGCAATCCGAAACCGGTGGCTTCACGGAATTTGTTCCCCTGCCGTTTGTCCACATGGAAGCCCCCCTTTACAAGCGTGGTCTTGCGAGGCAGGGACCTAGCCTGCGTGAAGCGGTGCTCATGCATGCGATTGCGCGGCTCGCCCTGGCAGGATCAATTACCAATATCCAGGGTTCGTGGGTCAAGATGGGCGTTCAGGGCGTGGCTCACATCCTGCGCGCAGGGGTGAACGACCTCGGCGGCACACTTATGAACGAATCGATCAGCCGCGCTGCGGGCAGTCTCCACGGCCAGGAGTGTCCGCCGCACGAAATGGAGGCGAAGATCCTCGCTGCTGGCCTTGTTCCGAGGCAACGCACGACACTCTATGCCGACGCGCCGGAGTCGCAGCGCGAACGCTCCTTTACCGCGGCCCCTCTCGTGGAAACGGTGAATGATCCGGTACAGAAGCGGGCGCGGATCGGCAGTCGGGCAGGGCTCAAGGCCAGGCTTCCGCAGGTCGTCGGTCCTTGA
- the cofC gene encoding 2-phospho-L-lactate guanylyltransferase, producing the protein MKWAVLIPVKSLATCKSRLGPVLGAERRAELQLDMLGRVLDAVSGSAYVGGVAVITADQRVAGLALGKGGQVITEPVSTGLNPAVLAGCARLARDSVPRLMVVSADLPLLTSDTCDDFLAAADEAGGRAIAPDMQELGTNAMAFPSGSPPEFRYGPGSFAHHLEQLVAVGGCAQVRRIELALDIDTPRDLEHLGNCLQAEVLKEEMA; encoded by the coding sequence ATGAAGTGGGCGGTACTCATTCCTGTGAAGTCGCTTGCAACCTGCAAGTCCCGCCTCGGACCGGTCCTGGGGGCCGAGCGTCGGGCGGAACTTCAGCTCGACATGCTCGGTCGCGTGTTGGACGCCGTATCGGGGAGCGCCTACGTAGGCGGCGTCGCAGTCATAACCGCGGATCAGCGAGTCGCCGGCCTCGCCCTTGGGAAGGGTGGTCAAGTCATCACTGAACCGGTGTCAACGGGTCTCAACCCTGCCGTCCTGGCGGGCTGCGCCCGTCTGGCGCGAGACAGCGTCCCGAGGCTGATGGTGGTTAGCGCCGATCTGCCGCTTCTCACATCCGACACCTGCGACGATTTCCTTGCCGCGGCGGATGAAGCCGGTGGTCGCGCGATCGCGCCCGACATGCAGGAACTCGGCACGAATGCGATGGCCTTCCCCTCCGGAAGCCCGCCAGAGTTCCGTTACGGACCCGGAAGCTTTGCGCACCATCTGGAGCAGCTCGTGGCCGTCGGCGGCTGCGCCCAAGTCAGACGCATCGAACTTGCCCTCGACATCGACACGCCGCGCGATCTCGAGCATCTCGGCAATTGCTTACAAGCTGAGGTGCTGAAGGAGGAAATGGCATGA